The proteins below are encoded in one region of Hordeum vulgare subsp. vulgare chromosome 3H, MorexV3_pseudomolecules_assembly, whole genome shotgun sequence:
- the LOC123445025 gene encoding protein NRT1/ PTR FAMILY 8.2-like, which yields MEAVEVESKGSHGGDQTSSSSKKKKDRRSSWGCAFLLVSNCFQYTAYFGVSTNLVNYLKVQLHSGTKAAANSVTNWQGTGSITPLAAAFLADSFLGRYWTITIFLLISVAGYGVVTASASAALESAVFYAGLYLVALGSALQPVLSSFGADQFDVGADEEERGRQSSFFNWFYLTVNVGSLVGGTVLVWVQSAHGWQLGYGIPALLSVVAVALFLAGTGAYRRHQPPGGSPLTRIAQVVVAAARKCDVEAPADAALLHELDGDDGMSAILGSRRLVHTDQFRFLDKAAVETAGDKARAASPWRLCTVTQVEELKCVLRLLPVWACGITFAAAYTQMSTTFILQGDTLDPRIGSFRVPAAVLTVFDTLSVMLWVPLYDRAVVPLARRLTGHRRGFTQLARMGVGFVILTVAMLAAGTLEVARRRVVARHGTYTGADGAEYVPMSIFWQVPQYVVVGAAEVFTFIGQMEFFYDQAPDAMRSVCSGLSSAAFALGNYASSALVAVVVRATTKGGRPGWIPDDINDGHLDYFFWLLAMLCIGNFGAYILVARWYSYKKTAD from the exons ATGGAAGCTGTGGAAGTAGAGTCGAAAGGCTCGCACGGCGGCGAtcagacgtcgtcgtcgtcgaagaagaagaaggaccgcCGGAGCTCGTGGGGCTGCGCTTTCCTCCTCG TGAGCAACTGCTTCCAGTACACGGCCTACTTCGGCGTGTCGACCAACCTGGTGAACTACCTCAAGGTCCAGCTGCACTCCGGCACCAAGGCCGCCGCGAACAGCGTCACCAACTGGCAGGGCACCGGATCCATCACGCCGCTCGCCGCCGCCTTCCTCGCCGACTCCTTCCTCGGCAGATACTGGACCATCACCATCTTCCTCCTCATCTCCGTCGCG GGGTACGGTGTCGTGACGGCGAGCGCGTCGGCGGCGCTGGAGAGCGCCGTGTTCTACGCGGGACTGTACCTGGTGGCGCTGGGCAGTGCGCTGCAGCCGGTACTGTCGTCGTTCGGGGCCGACCAGTTCGACGTGGGGGCCGACGAGGAGGAGCGCGGGCGGCAGAGCTCCTTCTTCAACTGGTTCTACCTGACCGTGAACGTGGGCTCGCTCGTGGGCGGCACCGTGCTGGTGTGGGTGCAGTCCGCCCACGGCTGGCAGCTGGGCTACGGCATCCCGGCGCTGCTGAGCGTGGTCGCCGTCGCGCTCTTCCTGGCCGGTACCGGCGCGTACCGCCGGCACCAGCCCCCCGGCGGCAGCCCGCTCACCAGGATCGCGCAGGTGGTGGTCGCCGCCGCCAGGAAGTGCGACGTGGAGGCCCCCGCCGACGCCGCGCTGCTGCACGAGCTTGACGGCGACGACGGCATGTCGGCGATACTCGGGAGCCGCCGCCTCGTGCACACTGATCAGTTCAG GTTCTTGGAcaaggcggcggtggagacggcagGTGACAAGGCGAGGGCGGCGAGCCCGTGGAGGCTGTGCACGGTGACGCAGGTGGAGGAGCTCAAGTGCGTGCTCCGGCTGCTGCCGGTGTGGGCGTGCGGCATCACCTTCGCGGCAGCGTACACGCAGATGTCCACCACCTTCATTCTCCAGGGCGACACGCTGGACCCACGCATAGGCAGCTTCCGCGTCCCCGCCGCGGTGCTCACCGTCTTCGACACCCTCAGCGTCATGCTCTGGGTGCCGCTCTACGACCGCGCCGTCGTCCCGCTCGCGCGCCGCCTCACGGGCCACCGGCGCGGGTTCACGCAGCTGGCGCGCATGGGCGTGGGCTTCGTCATCCTCACGGTTGCCATGCTCGCCGCCGGCACGCTCGAGGTGGCACGGCGACGTGTCGTCGCGCGCCACGGCACCTACACCGGCGCCGACGGCGCGGAGTACGTGCCGATGTCCATCTTCTGGCAGGTGCCGCAGTACGTGGTTGTAGGCGCCGCGGAGGTGTTCACGTTCATCGGGCAGATGGAGTTCTTCTACGACCAGGCGCCGGACGCCATGCGGAGCGTCTGCTCGGGGCTCTCCAGCGCGGCGTTTGCGCTGGGCAACTACGCGAGCTCGGCGCTCGTGGCCGTCGTGGTGCGCGCGACGACGAAGGGCGGGCGGCCCGGGTGGATCCCCGACGACATCAACGACGGCCACCTGGACTACTTCTTCTGGCTGCTCGCCATGCTCTGCATCGGCAACTTTGGCGCCTACATTCTTGTCGCACGGTGGTACAGCTACAAGAAGACCGCTGACTGA